One part of the Raphanus sativus cultivar WK10039 chromosome 7, ASM80110v3, whole genome shotgun sequence genome encodes these proteins:
- the LOC108816350 gene encoding fructose-bisphosphate aldolase 4, cytosolic produces the protein MSCFKSKYADELIANAAYIGTPGKGILAADESTGTIGKRFASINVENVESNRRALRELLFTTPGALQYISGIILFEETLYQKTASGKPFVDVMKGAGVLPGIKVDKGTVELAGTDGETTTIGLDGLGDRCKKYYEAGARFAKWRAVLKIGANEPSELAIHENAYGLARYAVICQENGLVPIVEPEILVDGSHDIEKCAYITERVLAACYKALNDHHVILEGTLLKPNMVTPGSDSKSRAEPKVIAEHTVRALQRTVPAAVPAVVFLSGGQSEEQATVNLNAINQFKGKKPWSLTFSYGRALQQSTLKAWGGKEENVEKAQKAFLARAKANSEATTGAYKGDAQLGEGASESLHVKDYKY, from the exons atgtCGTGCTTCAAATCCAAATACGCCG ATGAGCTCATCGCCAATGCCGCATACATTGGTACTCCAGGGAAAGGTATTCTCGCCGCTGATGAATCCACAGGAACCATAGGAAAACGTTTCGCAAGCATTAACGTCGAGAACGTTGAATCAAACAGACGTGCTCTACGTGAGCTTTTGTTCACCACTCCAGGAGCTCTCCAATACATCAGTGGTATCATCCTCTTTGAGGAAACTCTCTACCAGAAAACAGCTTCAG GGAAACCATTTGTTGATGTAATGAAGGGAGCTGGAGTCCTTCCTGGTATCAAAGTCGATAAAGGAACTGTTGAGCTCGCTGGTACAGATGGCGAAACCACAACCATTGGCCTCGACGGGCTCGGAGACCGTTGCAAGAAATACTATGAAGCCGGTGCACGTTTTGCCAAATGGCGTGCCGTTCTCAAAATCGGAGCTAACGAGCCTTCCGAGTTAGCCATCCACGAGAACGCTTACGGTCTAGCGAGGTATGCGGTCATTTGCCAAGAGAACGGTCTCGTCCCCATCGTCGAACCAGAGATCCTCGTGGACGGATCTCACGATATTGAGAAATGTGCTTACATCACGGAACGTGTCCTCGCAGCTTGTTACAAGGCTCTTAACGATCACCACGTGATCTTAGAAGGAACGCTCTTGAAGCCGAACATGGTTACTCCAGGTTCGGACAGCAAGTCTAGGGCTGAACCCAAAGTGATCGCAGAGCACACTGTCCGTGCTTTACAGCGTACTGTCCCCGCGGCGGTTCCAGCCGTTGTGTTCTTGTCTGGAGGACAGAGTGAGGAACAAGCAACTGTGAATTTAAACGCTATTAATCAATTCAAAGGTAAGAAACCATGGAGCTTGACGTTTTCGTATGGACGTGCCCTTCAGCAGAGTACGCTCAAGGCTTGGGGAGGTAAAGAGGAGAATGTTGAGAAGGCTCAAAAGGCGTTCTTGGCTAGAGCCAAGGCTAACTCGGAGGCAACTACTGGTGCCTACAAAGGTGATGCTCAGCTCGGTGAAGGTGCTTCTGAGAGCCTTCACGTTAAAGActacaaatactaa